The nucleotide window AGGGAATTACAGCGGTCAATTCTATCAGAAAGAAAGCATGCAGTATCATCTTCATGTCAGCAAAACAGAGGAACAAGCaatgtttttaggctgattAAATTCTGGTTATATGATATATTTAATTTACGgagcaaactttatttaaaaaagtaacaccCAGGTTTCTTATACATTGAGCTCTATGATTCTACTTGTTTTGTCCTAACTGAGGTGTAGAAAGTTCTCTGTGATCCATGACTTTATGtctaaaacatatttcattAATACCTAAACTGACTCTGTTAAAAAACAGTCTTCAGTAGAGCCCGGTCGAGTGGAGGTGGGTTGTAGGTGTGTCTGGAGTCCCCGCCAGTAATCCAGCACAGCTGTGGAGATCAAAGTGAACAATATCAGAAACGGGTGGACGACAGCAGTACCAGCGATGACCAGCAGAGGGAGACACAGAGACATGATAGATCTACTGTACCAAAGGCAAAGCTCAGATCCAGTACCGCCAAGATCGTTTCTGCAAGTCCAGGTTACTGACTATTTTCACGAGTCCTGTCTCTGTACTGAGGTTTATCCTAAAACCAGATCGATTCTTTTCAAAGATTCTACTTTTCTTGAAGGAAAGCATGAATTGTTTTTAACAGGGATGTGGGAACTAAGCCCTGCACTTTATCTGTTGTTCCTTCAACATGTCTTCACGAACAGTAGATTTAGTTTTCCTCCACCACCTCTCTGCTTTCCTGCACCCTCTTTTCACAACGTGGAGcatttcatttgtctgtggaggTGAAGCNNNNNNNNNNNNNNNNNNNNNNNNNNNNNNNNNNNNNNNNNNNNNNNNNNNNNNNNNNNNNNNNNNNNNNNNNNNNNNNNNNNNNNNNNNNNNNNNNNNNNNNNNNNNNNNNNNNNNNNNNNNNNNNNNNNNNNNNNNNNNNNNNNNNNNNNNNNNNNNNNNNNNNNNNNNNNNNNNNNNNNNNNNNNNNNNNNNNNNNNNNNNNNNNNNNNNNNNNNNNNACATCCATGTCAGCAAAACAGAGGAACAAGTaatgtttttaggctgattAAATTCTGGTTttgttatatatttaatttatggagtaaaatttatttaaagaagtaACACCCAGGTTTCTTATACATTGAGCtctatgattttatttgttttgtcctAACTGAGGTGTAAAAAGTTCTCTGTCATCCATGACTTCatgtctaaaacattttttattaatacctAAACTGActctctgttaaaaaaacagtcttcaGGGCGAGTGGAGGTGGGTTGCAGGTGTGTCTGGAGTCCCCGCCAGTAATCCAGCACAGCTGTGGAGATAAAAGTGAACAATAACAGAAAAGGGCGGATGACACCAGTACCAGCAATGACCAGCAGAGGGAGACACAGAAACATGACAGATCTACTGTATCAAAGGCAAAGCTCAGATCCAGTACCGCCAAGATAGTTTCTGCAAGTCCAGGTTACTGACTATTTTCACGAGGCTTATCTCTGTACTGAGATTTATCCTAAAACCAGATCGATTCTTTTCAAAGATTCTACTTTTCTTGAAGGAAAGCATGAATTGTTTTTAACAGGGATGTGGGAACTGAGCCCTGTACTTCATCTGGTGTTCCTTCAACATTTCTTTACGAACAGTAGATTTAGTTTTCCTCCACCACCTCTCTGTTTCCTGCACCCTCTTTTTACAACGTGGAGCATTTCATTTGTCTACGGTGCTGAAGCTTTAgttttcacagtttttgttttaggtgGAGCTACAGCATCAATGGCTTGTTGTTCAAACATTCTACCATAAATTAAGATTACCTAGGTCAACAAGTCATTTAAAGATCTCAACAACGTGTAAataaatcatccatccatcttcttgtccgcgtcgtccctgtcggggtcgcgggggtgccggagcccatcccggccactgaagggcgaaggcggggtacaccctggacaggtcgccagtctgtcgcagggcctcaatcacacacacatccactctcagacacacctagggacaatttagagtcaccaattaacctatgaagcatgtttttggatggtgggaggaagccggagtccccggtgaaaacccacgcatgcacggggagaacatgcaaactccacacagaaaggtcccagccgggagtcgaaccggggccttctcgctgtgaggcgagagcgctaaccactgcgccaccatgcagcccgtaaataaatcaattatttcaaaaatatcacattttagaaatcaaaatgaaatttccTAAAtcactacattaaaaaaatctaaaaactgattttttaaaactcaaaataataattaatgaaGCAAAATAACAAACCAGAATATGtaggtattatgggatgtcactaactggatgatgacatttgaggtttaaagaagagagaaaacagagaaaagttggagctttagcttcaaACCAGCGTTAACTGCAACCCTCTACGAGATCAAAGTGGTGAATCAGCTCATTCTGTTATAACATGCCGCTTTATAACACTTTTGATCAGTAATATGTTGTATTTCAGTAAAAGGTCTCGCTTTACCAGGACAAAGTCTTTGTCCTCTacagatcagctaattcactGTGGTCACGTAAgaagttacggtatgtcaaagagggTTTGACAAGAGTATTTTTAGACCCAAAGGTACTCCGCCCGCTgaggggtgggtgggggggggtgttatCGTTTTTCACTGatgattttcagccaccatcttgtCTGAAACCAGGCCCCCCTCTTCTGTACAAGTCTTTTCCTGAAGTCAGAACTATAACATACAGCGAGGCCTCATTCAGTTTTATGGACCCGACCTGTGAACAGCTTAGacacaaataaattatatagTATATATCAATATATGATATAGCACCTCCACCTTTTTCCcctgattgaaaataaaaaggtgtAAATTTGGTAAGGAAACCTCAGTGAGAATAACAGTCCATCAGCACCAAgtcatgtttcatttaaaatgaagacCTGCAACCACTAAGAATCATGGACGAGACAAGACTGCAGCTGGTAGCACTAGGCGGTTTCAGGACCTGAAGCAGAGAGAAACGCAGTACAAACCAGATGAGGATGACGAGGCATTCCTGATGTTTCCCTTTTTCTGACTGAGATCTGAGAAGTGAATGATTTGCCCTTCTCAACGTCgtgttttgcagaaaaaaactgttgttttttttgcagaagtTAGAGTCACTTTGTAACTCTTTTGAATCcatttaaatgaatgttttaactattttcctttgtttgtaGTGGTTCAACCGTGTGATGGGCTTTGTTGTTTGTAAATAacctttgaaaaacaaactattttattttggttatatttatttatgttatattgactcacctggaatctctccgcTCAGAGATGTGAGATGACGGGTCAAAGGAGAGGTCAATGGCCAAGGTGAGccacaggcgaggtccacggccaagaagaGGAGCACAGACAACCCACCCCAAGTCTCTACCATTCAGAGATGTGAGATGACAAGTCAGAGATGAGGTCCgtggccaagaacaggagcaatGGTGATCCACCCTGAATCTCTAATGCTCCAAGATGTGAGGTGACGAGGtacaggcgaggtccacggccacgAACGGGAGCAAAGGCGATCCATCTTGAAGCTGAAACCTCTCTTGCTCTCCTGAAGGGAGAAGAGAAAGAGGGATAGAGCCTCACAATTATAATTGATGAGTAGTTTCAATCACTCATTCCAGGAAAAGAAAAGTAAGAAACAAATGATGTCCTCTAAGTCTCTCCAATGTTTTCTCAGGAGAAACAAGGTTCTGTTATTATTGTCAGAAAGGTTTGAACGTGTTTAAAATCCTGTCCTCTAGTTTATAAAAGCTGCTGGTTAACAGAAAATTGGAGGCTTTCCTCTTTGACTATTTTTGAGATGCTGAGAAAATCTTCTGTTTTAtacttgaatgaaaaaaaacctttgaacaGAGACCTTTCTTGTTTAGAGTTCATTTTTCCCCAACAGTTCATAATCAGAAAACCACTAGGagtgctttgaaaatagatcaatagatgatcCGAGAGCAACATTGATGACGGGGCCTTAAACGGTGTGACGTCATCTTGGTTTGATGGATTTTATCTTTGGTGTAGCATCTTGAGACAACATGTTGGTCCTCACCAGCCCTTAATCTCACATTGTCCTGCAAGTTTTTCCTTTGTAATCATAAATGAGGATTTTCTTAAGACATATTACTTTGAAGACGGTACAGTACTTCAGACCAACTTGAGAGTTTTGGGATGTAACAGTCAGCACAGTCATGGTGTTAGTGAAGACAGACGCTGATAACAGAAACTCTTCACACTTCTGTAGACCACTTGAAGCCAACAGTGACTAAACATTCTCATAATGTTCATGTGAGCTTCTGACCCCGGTTTACAGACCTCCTTCCATTTAAGGAAACTCAGTCGATCTgactaaaacaggaagtgatgctgTAAATGAGGCTAAATCCTCCTAGATTGTAATAATCCCATATTGGGCTGACGTGGTCGAGACAATCAGAACATACCTGATTATATATACCGAAttattctaataaaatattcaaagagaACAAATAACAATCATCTGAATTCAGctacatttaaagttaaacagCTTGAAGACAAAAATACTGATCTATAAGATCAAACATTTTAGGGAGGTGGCCTGTATTCTGATTTATGACCATCACCTTATTTAGAAATGTTCTTGTTGAGGGAGGGATCTTGATGTGAAGAAGCCCTTATAAGCAGGTCCACTTCCCCAGGACTCCAGGTTCAGGCTGggacagaagaagaagatccTCTGTGTCTAGGTTTGAATGAATGACTTtagtcatgtgatcagatgagaACTGTTCTGACTTTAAATGTCCGTCTCTGTATCCAGTGGAAACCATGGTCTCCATCATGGGAATGCTGGCCGTGTGTGTGCTGGTCTGTGCTGTGATGGTTCAGATCAAAGCTGCTGGTAAGTGAGGATTTCTTTCTTTGATCAGGGAATCGAACACCCGGACTGACTGCTCTCTGCTCCACAGCTGTCCAGGATGCTGATGTAAAGAAGTCTGAAGGTTagtaggtttttattttagcctttcACAAAAACTTTGGAGAGAAAGAGAATTTTGTTAGAAAGTGTTCTCTTATTTTATGTGTCTCACATATCCAAACTTGGATGTCAAGAGTTAATAACTGGGACATCTTTTAATAAGATCACAATAGCACCACTCTGTCCTGTTGTCTGTAATGTTAGCGCTGCTCAGttagcattttcatttattgtttttctgagaGAATTGATGCAAAACAAAGTGTTAGCACGTTTAGCAACATTAGCATCATCAGTATTTTAGCAAGTTAAGGTGATACTGAATATAAAGCTAACACTTTTAGCATATTTTGGCAAAGGGATTTTTGATTGTAATTGAGCTCCATAGCTTCATATCTAGAGGAGGGAGCCTTGGAGGAGACTTTGAAGTGTAGTTTGGTTGATCTTTGAGAGCTTCCAGACTctggagaactaaataaaaaaatactcaaaaacttatataaaataacattctCCTCGTTTGTTTCTTCCTAGCTACGAATGACCTGGTGAAGCGTTTGAGACCTTGTGGTTACGGCTGGACTCAAATCCACGATCGCTGTTTCCGCTACATCCCTGTACTCCAGACTTGGTCTCGAGCTGAAGTTGGTTCCTCTGTATTTTGCCATAATGCTCTAAGGTACAGCATCTCCACTGCTTTGGGGTATCCATCCACTCGTCTCTTTATCCTCTCTACAGAGAGACTGCAGGTCCAAGGGGGCAACCCTTGCATCTGTTCACGACATCCAGGAGTACCATGAGATTCAAAGGCTGATTTTAACTGCCACTCACAGTTATCAGGAAACCTGGATTGGAGGCTCTGATGCCCAAGAGGTAATTATGGACACATTTGGAGCATTATTGACTTTACTTTAGGGAGCCTAGTGTTCCACATTTCTACTTACTGTAAACTACTTGATACTTGCAAAGATTATAAAGCTTGCTTTTAGAAATTCAACTGTTAAAGGACTATTTTTGGGTGGCACAACGTTCCACATTGCTACACctttacaatctttttttcagaatcagCACAGTCACAAATTTTGAATCAATAAGTGATAGTTTTTAATTTCATGGGGATTTATTAAGTAGGACATATAACtccttttttctacattttgacAAACTGTAGCATCCCTTCAAGGCACTGAGACATAGGGACATAGTCTTtgttaattcaattcaatcttATTtgtatagcccaatatcacgaGAAagttgcctcattgggcttcatgccagtaattttacagaagcagaccggtcataaaaagtaaaaa belongs to Oryzias melastigma strain HK-1 linkage group LG18, ASM292280v2, whole genome shotgun sequence and includes:
- the LOC112155701 gene encoding type-2 ice-structuring protein isoform X2 yields the protein MVSIMGMLAVCVLVCAVMVQIKAAAVQDADVKKSEATNDLVKRLRPCGYGWTQIHDRCFRYIPVLQTWSRAERDCRSKGATLASVHDIQEYHEIQRLILTATHSYQETWIGGSDAQEEGLWLWSDGSAFHYTNWCGSHINHGRNWNCLRMNYSGGKCWDDYTCQTRLPYVCAKNM